The Tenebrio molitor chromosome 2, icTenMoli1.1, whole genome shotgun sequence DNA segment tcatcccttttcgcagaagcgcaggtgacatatttgacgtttatcttgctaaccttacaaacacttacaaagtttcaaagttaaagacaacatttggacgtaatttattatactggatgatttaatttttccataaaggactaaaacacgatcgggatattttagcaaggtaatttagttcacgtacgcttcctgtgtcttcaaataaattgaccactctccttacattttgtaaagcttacatttggatagtgttccacgagaagaCGAACtctgtcattgaagttcttacgacacccTCCAtaggcatttttttttctttttcaacaatattgaaatttctgccgctgtagtctatttttagagtattttcaataaattttcacaatttgacgtttctaataaagcgcgcccaattttgacagactttaaaaggtgtacaaaatgttgcttgacaattaatcaccaattttttcaaagggtaactgctcaaataccttcaaattttacattaaattttttaattaataataatttagtttgTTCATTTGGTGTAATTACAAAGTGAATAAACTAAATCATAAGCTGCCGAGTgaactgtttaaaaaatattatacatatttgtaattgCATATACAGGGTTGCGATCGTGTATGGAATCGGCTCCGTCCTGCTAAAATGGTTTACTAGAACCCTGAAATTTTAAACGCACTTAGGACTcacaacttgattttttttaaattggaacaTGGGTTAAATGAGACATCATTAAaaagcttattttttttagaatcaaATGATGTAATAGGTTTAATGATTTGTTCGACAGaatcttagaaaaaaattaaaatttaattaaaacaaaatggaaacACGTAAATGAAGCAGTATTTAAAATCCGTCAAAAATTATAGAAAACCAAACCTATGACAGTAGAGAATGTCGCAATTCGATTATTTCAACCAGATGTTTCAATgagaaatgaaataatcgaAATGATtgagaatattaaaattttgtaaataagagGAGTACCTATAGTtgggtactatggcggccacaaaattttggccgtcactttcttgacattcaagaaaagtgtaaataaacctttagcaATCGTAACCctactttcgattcttgtcattttgacaatcaatttaaactgtttggagctcagatattccaaaaatccgacatgaatgaacaaaattagagcaatcgtacatagataacctgaggtaaacgttctgtgtatagaaatgacaaaataattttgagttttgaaatttaccacccaaaaaataacgttcataatcaagacggtaatcatgatgacaataaagtacggattacaattttttttttgaattgacagacaatgacggccaaaattttttggccggcatagtacgtAAGTTTGATATTTGAAACTTTATCATTCAATTAGGTATACATACAGCAATTGTTTTCTAAGTTTTGTGCTCTTAAAATTTGGTATCATTTCACACACCTTGCAATAAATGCTTTCGGTGAAACTAAAATGACAAAACTAAACGAAGAAACGAgaattgaataaaatgtttcaatcaataaatattgttgaaaTAACAATAGGtgtttcaaatgaaaaaaaattcctaCGATTGTATCGAAGAAATCATCAAACCTATTATTAtaccggccaaaaaattttggccgtcattgtctgtcaattcaaaaaaaaaaaaattgtaatccgtactttattgtcatcatgattaccgtcttgattatatgaaccttattttttgggtggtacaatgagggacatggaatcctgggcagtctgctATCGTCagttcaaaaagtgtcaatgtaaatgcacctttactgtcattatgattgatattttcaaaaaaactgtcaaattaacttaagcttagttatgagtagctaaggtaggtatggtttagaaattttgacaactgaatgacacatctgcccagttttccgtgtccccaatagtaaatttcaaaactcaaaattattttgtcatttctactacacagaacgtttacctcaggttatctgtacatacgattgctctaattttgcttattcatgtcggatttttggaatatctgagcttcaaacagtttaaattgattgtcgaAATGACAAGAATTGAAAGTGgcgttacgattcctaaatgtttatttacactttacttgaatgtctaGAAAGTGAGGGCCAAAATTGTTTGACTGCCatagtactattggggacacggaaaactgggcagatgtgtcattcagttgtcaaaatttctaaaccataccttagctactcataaccaagcttaagttaatttgacagtttttttgaaaatatcaatcataatgacggtaaaggtgcatttacattgacactttttgaaatgacaataacagactCATTGTACATATAtcatttaattctaaaaaaaataagctttTTAAGGATGCCCCATTTAACCCATGTTCCcatttaaacaaaatcaagttggctttgtattttgaaaacttatggataaaaaaatattttaaaacatttgaaaagcaCCTTTCAATGAGTCCTAAAGTCTATTAAAAATTTCAGGGTTCTAGCCATTTTAGCAGGACGGAGCCGGGTTCCATACATAATTGCAACCCTGTTATTAGTACTCGTATCAACGATATTCACGAAAGAACAAAGATTTTTGGCGAAAATCCTCGgacaaatctatccaaatgtgtaaaaaaaattggaacttacacttaccattaaaaaaaaaaacgctgtCATTGAGTAGAAACGGAAaggtttcttttaaaaaatgttagatCGACCTGTCCCAGTTTTTTTCGAAACGGGAAagaaattacatatttcaattatttcaaaCTTTAGGCACTAACTGTATCCACTAGTGAAggcttttttaaataagtcgATTTAAACAGTCGCCTTACGCAAAGTAGaatatcaataaattttagcataaataaaaatatgtatttcattaAACTGAATTCTCAAAATGAGCTCCACCAATTTTCTGGCAGAGAGTGGAACGGTATTCACATTTACGCCCTTAAATCgtggtttattttaattgatgttgatattttaacacagtTCTTCAAACTAAAATGTTAAATAGGTAATTATGCTCACTCactaatcaaaaattttcaaagcagtcgttacaaaaaaaaaaatgaaaattgctTTCACGTGTAATAATTAGAATAATTAGTCCTGCAAGCAATTCAATTTTGTTGTCTCGGAAGTCGAATTTGAATTTATGACATTGCGAGACATCTATTGGAGAAGGTCTCAATGTTTCTGTAGCATGATTAAAACCTATTGATAGCGGAACACCTCATTTAAATAACAGTAATAGAAGATTACGGCATCCGTATTTAGTGTTTTGACAACTTAGTACGAATCAACTGGAAGGTCAAGGTTTGATAACGTCGTTTAATTCTGTAgatttaatcaaaaaatttaCTATTCCATGCacattttaatgtttataGCTATTCCAGTTCGATGCCGCTATTGTCATTCTGCGTGATATTATAAAatgacataaaatttttacacatttaaaaagaaattaaaaaataaactaatgtGATTGTTAatgctttttatttattttttaaataaataacaggTACGTAacaaatatataaataaatttgtcacaaaaaaaaatcacccaTTATTATCACAACTTAATATATAATAATtgtaatatattattatttatcacgATCAACATGATTCTCTAAACTTAAAGATTTTTTccacaaaatgcatataaacttcaaaatattaacacaataataatgcaaaaaataacacaactttcgttaaaaacaaattattaaattatgcattaataataattacaataaaataaaaaattcttagCAGATTAATAAAGCAACGAAAGATGtgtaaagaaacaaaaaaaattgttaaaggCACAATTCTTAATTATTGCACTTCTTCTACAGTCTTTTCTTTATCAGATTCGCTCTTTTCTAAGCCAGATGACTTAGTAGACTCTATGGGATTGTCTGACGACATATTTGGGCTACTTGTCGACTCAGAATTTCTatctttattaaatgattttcttGTACCTCGTGGTTTCCTattattgttttgaaaatatcttggcTTGGGTTGTATTGGCTTTTTGTCTGGATCAAAGAAACAGTCCAAAATATCTAGCAGTTCATTGAGTTCAGTATCTTTTGCATTCGCAAcctgtaattataaaattaatgtaaattcAATGTTCAAGTATTTTGTCATGTCTTACTTCATTTTTTAGAACTTTGTCTAAACCTTCTTTGGCACCAGACTCGTACGCTTCTTTAAGTTTCTCGTAGTTTATGTTATTTTCAGCGAGCAGTCTACGTAAGTGACTCGCGTGTTGTCTTTCTGATCGACTAGCCCGCAATAAGGCACCAAAGACTGGGCGAAAAGTATTTTGTCTTTCCAGCAGAACCTAATGAGAATAAAAGGTTATTATtcacaaatataaaataactacttttttactttaaaataaaaaataaactgttcTACATTAGGAAACAGGTaatattatatattttttaaacttcgCAACCTATCAAATTCGaagttataaaataatttgttgggacatctataataatttacatttgaatTGCAAGTGTAGTTGTTTTTGCATACATTTTGTAATCGAAAATTCGATATTTCACAAACATTATCAGCTGTCACCGTccaaaaaaagacaaaaaaagaGCTTCCTATTATCTCCAATAAAGCACGATAAAAAAttgccgaataaaaaaaagttcataATTAAGAGGGAGATTCACaaaactttgcaaatttgcaaatcgttaacgaaacaGCAAATACAATTCTTCAACAATGTCggttgtcatggttttgaatttgcaacgccttatcgagccttaccgagtttcgtgaatgaccccctaagttattaaaaaaaacttttccaaCAAATACTGTTCAATGTGTAGTCCAAGAAAACAAGTTTTTGAACTTCaactaaaaaagtaaaaaacaagcACAAATGGAATCCTGTAGAAAAAAGACAAAGGTCAAAGTTgcacataaaaaattgttaataaatcaaaaataggaataacattttaattCCTGATCCTTTTTTGCAAtataattgttattttgtttAGGTGAAATGCAAATTCATATCAAAGTCTAAACATTTAAATGCTTACATAAGAaaggattttattttatttttgaaaaaaagagataCTGTGTTAGAGATACACTTTCAAGGTAATTAAAAAGAACTTGAAtatataacatttttcatgttaCCTTTAACTAAAAAAACTAACATAACAGTGAGTCCtactataaaaatgtaatctttCACAAAATGAATCACAAAATAGCATTATTATTAACACagataaaaagaaaaacttacCTTAAACTGGgcaatttcttcttcttctgcaGAAATCGGATTAGTGAATGGACACACAAAATCAATAACCTCAGGTTCTGTTCCAGTACTATCTTTTTTTTCATCTAATTCCTGGCGTTCCCCTTGAGCCAAATGAGCCGCAATTTGGTAAGATACTCGAGCTCGGTCAACTGCACTACTAAAATCTTCATCTTCTCGATTCAACAATACTTTTGACATAACTCGTAAACTGAAGGATTTGGTTGTTTTCGCACATTTCGCTTGAGCTATGTTAAATCCATTTGCAAAACCTTtaacaattttgttaaaaCGGTCGAGAAGGCTATATCGTCTTAACACTTCAAGTAACATCCCCGGGGAAGCCTTTCTTATTTCATGATATATTAAAATGATACCATCAGAAGCATCCCCTTGAATCTTTTCTAACCACGTTAGAAAGTCAGTTAAGGCGGAAATGTCACTTTTAGtcttgacaaatttatttgatctCATATCCTTCAGCATTCGGTATCTACCAGTGTTGACTACTCGGATGCTATGTTTGCGCCTGTACGAAGGATTTAAATCGGCGAAAGGCATTATGTACTGAGAGAATTGACTTTTGGGAGTGTAGGCTGCAATTTGGCAAATCTCATCGATGAGGCGACGACCTGTGGTGTCAACTCCCCATCCAACCAGACGATATTTCCCCGTCGAAATTCCTTTCGCAGGATTTTCAAACATAATCGGCGTAGAACTTTCATCGCCCGAATTTGAACTATCGTTTTGTACCATTCTGTTATctgtaaataacaaaaaaggtTAATCGCCATATCAGTGAAGTCCGAAAAAATATGTCAATATGTCTAAACATTAAACACGTGGCGTCATTTTTCCACATTTCTACTTAACACGCCCCGCCCTAAAGTAAAAACTAAACTTATGTCGGCCCGAAAAAACAATAGCAGAATAGGTATAATCCTCTTACCACAATGTTAGAATTTATAAGGAAACAACTGGTTTTCTAACGAAAAAAAGACTAGAAATCAGAATCTGCTAAGCACCTGCTACTTCGTTAGCTGCGTGAACATTGAATAATTTGTGGAAAATGCATTTTGCACGTGTGCACGTTAATGAAGTGGGGGCGCGACGCAGACATGCGGAAATACGTCAAGTGCGCGGATTTTAAACGGGTTGACTTACCTTTAGATTTTTCAACAGTTTAAAGTTTAACACTTTAAATGATTGGCAATCTGCTTTCAAGTGACAGCACACTGCAAAACAAGTGCTTTTTCGAGTAAACAAAACCATATGTTACTGTGATAAAATCAGCTGTTTCACATAAGCGGCTGCCGTCTTTGGTTTTCATCTCGCGAacagtgaatctaaaactgtaATGTTAAACAGTGTACTCCAAAAAGTAAGTCcacagttttgaaatttaatgataaTGAAGCAGGAAATAATTATGAAGTTTGTAGTTACCATATGATCGTTCTCAAGAAATCAGCTGATTGTCTTACCGTTAAATGAACAGATGTAGAATCAGAGTGGAATAACCTTTCGGGTGGACTTGAAACTCGGTAAAGTTACCCTATGCCTATACCCCGGCATTGGCAGCCGGCAGCCGTCGCCACCTATAAGACAGTAGAACAATTGCTTTCTAATGCTATTCCAGTCCATTCCAGTCGCTCGCGTTTACCTGAGTTTGAAACGGTCGAAAAAGTGGATTTTCGATCacgttttttgagaaaacagtacGAGATGAACGTTTTTTCTCTTTACTACATAAAGTATTAACATCTCTATTAGTGaactatgaagagaaaaatataattttgttttgacgaaTTCGTTAAAAAACCACAAATAAAATGCTCTGCTTAGAAGCTGTGTAGGTAAAATGAAACGAGATATCGAAAATATCTCACGTCATTCACTAGATATTGTTGTGAATGTGACACCGACGAAAAGTGATGTTTCCTACTTGACTAGttgaaaaaaacgaaaaaaattaagtcatttctcaacgataaaattttacgttGTAGACAACCAACCCTACATGCTACCTGAGCTAACAACTTACGGAAAGGGAACTATACAAGGGTACAAATTATAATACATCGGCCTCCTGCTAAGAAATTAGGAAATACTTATAATAggtatttgcatttttattccaaatttatcATAAACGATTTGAACTTTATTAACTACAGTCAATAATACTGCTGCTCCATCAGGAAAAGCTTCATCAGATTGTTATATCACCCATTTTAATATTACGCACATttctgtccttttttttaagtggAATAATAATTTCCAATAATAATGCACtataaaaataagcacaattttttcctttatttcatgtcaaaattcccgatctctaaatattttattttatactgtccggtagatgttcgaGTACAttatcaatttgagtccggtaggtgagttataacagtatcagagccggaaagtgtcGCTAAGCAACACTTAccggactgttttatttttacaaatcaaatctgacattgaaaagtgcAAAAGTCGAAAAATATTCACTTCAGTGCTTCGAAATGATCGATTTGTAATACGAAAGTTGATTAGCAACCACgagtgtcattttttgacgtGTGAAAAAATCGTACGAGTGTTGCGTTTTAATCAACTTGAGTATTACAACAGATTATTTCAGAAGGACGAATGTATGTAATTCGGTAAgattatttcatgaataaagTTGTTTAATTAAAGTCCTTTAAAATGATTGCAAGTTGCTCGTCAGAAGTTGACGATTCATGTTGAcatttgatataaaaataaaaaatgtgacactAGTATTCACCGTtgtcttaaaaattaaaaaaaaacatttgaaaaaggacaataaaaaattatcgtaatccaaaaaataaagccttaCGATTGGTCGAAAACGATAATGAATGatataataattgtaaaaaacaatagcaacggccgttgcccCAGAAAAAAAGATGATgcgattttcacaaaataatgtgatttttgaaataaaattatgatacagaacagacttccagtatgaaataatagtaattatattattacatgagcaagtacagaataagtaaagaataaaaatcgttacttgccggtacggtcggtggacaaataaaactgggacacttaaaatttaatctatgtaaatcagaccattgaattgtcaatatatttgtcagtgtctatataatatgtcataccaaagttaacctatttgtgataaagccgtaattaaaccatgcaaatttgtaaattttgacttatgtgattgtcatttttgtcccagttttatttgtccaccgattGTACCTATAATCCTATACTTTATCTATAGCAAATTTATCTGACTCTAAGAGCCAGACTAATAAACCGAAGGGACACAAGATGAAACCAACcatttcattgtaattttaccttaaaaatattttgccataagggtcatttttaTCTCAATCATAATTCTTGACAAATCAGGTAGAAACTCCGAACTAATATTCATTCCCTCATCTGCAGGGAGTAAATGCAGATTTAATCGTAATACTTTGGGAAAATACAACTACACAATGCTGCTCCCTGTatttggtgaatattatagttttattagtcgggccttcaaagtcagaaaaaagtgctaTACGATCAAATTGTAGGTACAActtatattgggtgattcaaaatgattgtggccaagtatggcaactatgtacgaaaatttatgtggcaactgtgtgggtagggtagagttgatatttctttgacagttcatagtcgcgcaattttgaaaaatgtcaaatcaatgtgtaatgatgtcaaaaaaatcaaatgcacgcttatgaaatgtcatacaaatgacaactctacctcatccacacagttgccacataaattttcgtacatagttgccatacttggccacaatccttttgaatcacccaatatattatgtatacctacaaaaaataataaaactaattgttacctcaatatttttaattttttaaagtttaatgttccttttgttaaaaaaaaacgggagaaatacaaaggaaagtctgaaaattcggacaaacttcaaaaattataatacatataatttttgtatggcctctcgatcataactgcgtttttgttcgacggttttgttcgacgaacaagTCTGTTCGAACAAAAACGACGAACACGAGTTGCACACACACTTCAGCtttatttaaaggttttaatgaGTGAATAAATATCAAGTCTGCAGTGGCGGCGGCATTAGCTATAATGTTGGAGTTTGGCAATTTTACCCTTTGGTGTTGCCATGTGTTGTATTACATAGTAGGCatataataacaaacaattgtACTTTTGAGTTGTCATAATAAAGAATTTCGTGTTCGCTGATCCTGTATTGCTGATTCATTGAAACTCTCACAGGTTATGGGCCCAGTACAAACAGGTTCACgattaattgaaatttgaagaCTGCTATCGCGCAAAATCTAACGCAATTTAGTGGAAATGAGTTTCACAAATTCGACAAGATttgaaatgttaaataaaagcaattatgATACATGGAAGATCCAGGTAGAAGCCCTTCTTATCAAGAATGATACTTGGTCGTATGTATCCGGCGAAAAGCCTAAACCCGAAATTACCGGTGAAGGTGAAGCTCGTGCTGTCACGGAAGAGGAGCAAAAGAAATGGATCGCCGCCGATCGCAAGGCAAAATCAGACTTAATCCTCGCCATGAACGCATCGGAACTTAGGCAGATTCGCAGTTGTGAGACTTCGCGGGAGATATGGATGAAACTAGAATCCATATATGAATCCAAAGGACCGGCACGCAAGGCAACGTTATTAAAGCAATTGATACAACACAAGATGCGCGAAGATGACGACGTTCGTGAACACGTAGCCAGATTTATGGACACAGTCGATAAATTACAAGGAATGAACATCGAGATAAATGGTGATCTGTTGTCCATCATGTTGCTATATAGTTTACCTAGtagttttgagaattttcgatGCGCTATCGAGTCCAGAGATAGCTTACCTAACGTGGAAAATCTAAAGGTGAAGATTGTCGAGGAGAATGACGCACGGAATCAGAAACTTGACGGAAGTTCAACCGGCGGTGTCATGTTCTCCAAACACTTCTCAAGGGATTTGAACACATCAAAAGACAACTACAAGAAACAAgacgaaaaatcttcgaagcCCAAAATTACCTACAAGTGTAATTACTGCGGTAAACGTGGTCACAAGGCTGCTGATTGCTTCAAAAAGAAGAGAGAAGAAAACCAAAAGGCTGGACTTGTTCATGAAGCTTATTTTTCGGGGAAAACTAACAATAAATGGTGTTTGGACAGCGGATGTACATCACACATTTGCAACGACAAGGAGTTGTTCATCAATTCAGAAAAAGCTCAATGCCAGCTGAAATTGGCAAGTAACGCAACAACTCAGGCAATTGCGAAAGGAAGCGTGAACATACTAACCTCCGTCGGAA contains these protein-coding regions:
- the exu gene encoding maternal protein exuperantia-1; translated protein: MVQNDSSNSGDESSTPIMFENPAKGISTGKYRLVGWGVDTTGRRLIDEICQIAAYTPKSQFSQYIMPFADLNPSYRRKHSIRVVNTGRYRMLKDMRSNKFVKTKSDISALTDFLTWLEKIQGDASDGIILIYHEIRKASPGMLLEVLRRYSLLDRFNKIVKGFANGFNIAQAKCAKTTKSFSLRVMSKVLLNREDEDFSSAVDRARVSYQIAAHLAQGERQELDEKKDSTGTEPEVIDFVCPFTNPISAEEEEIAQFKVLLERQNTFRPVFGALLRASRSERQHASHLRRLLAENNINYEKLKEAYESGAKEGLDKVLKNEVANAKDTELNELLDILDCFFDPDKKPIQPKPRYFQNNNRKPRGTRKSFNKDRNSESTSSPNMSSDNPIESTKSSGLEKSESDKEKTVEEVQ